The genomic window TCATAACAGCATTTAACGTCAACCATCGTTAAAATGTAGCTAAAGTTTCCCCTTTGTTGAGACAGAGGGTGGACAATGAAGATACGATCCCTATCTAATACGTCAACGTGGAACTCAAACAAGTTATCATTGCTTATAAAGCAGGAGACACCCAGAGTAAACAATGGGCGCAACAGTGCGCTAGAGAACTAGAAGCCCTTGATTGTAAAGTATTAATGGGGCCAAGTGGTTATAAAGATAATCCCTATCCCGTGTTTCTTTCCTCCGCTTCAGAAAAAATTGATTTAGCCATTGTTTTAGGGGGAGATGGAACCATTTTAGCTGCTGCCCGACAATTAGCCCCAGAAAGCATTCCTATTTTAGCGGTGAATGTAGGAGGACATTTAGGCTTTTTAACCGAACCTTTTGAATTGTTTAAAGATACCCAACAAGTTTGGGATCGTCTGCGAAGCGATCGCTATGCGATGTTACAGAGGATGATGTTAGAAGCTAGGGTGTGTGAAGGCGATCGCTGTTCCCCTCAGTCGAGTAGCGATCGCTTCTATTGTCTCAACGAAATGTGCATTAAACCGGCTAGTATCGACCGAATGCCCACCGCTATCTTAGAACTAGAAGTCGATGGGGAAGTGGTGGATCAATATCAAGGGGATGGCTTATTAGTGGCGACTCCTACTGGTTCAACCTGTTACACGGCCTCTGCTAATGGGCCTATTATTCACCCTGGAATGGATGCGATCGCTGTTACTCCCATTTGCCCTTTAAGTCTGTCGAGTCGTCCCATTGTTATTCCACCCGGTTCGGTGGTGGATATTTGGCCCCTAGGAGATTATGAATTAAATACTAAATTATGGACTGATAGTTCTTTGGCTACGTCTATTTGGCCCGGTCAATGGATATCAGTAAAAATGGCCCATTGCATGGCTAGGTTTATTGTCTTACGAGAAAATTATTCTTTCTATCAAACCCTACGAGAAAAATTACAATGGGCAGGAACAAGAATTCATTTTGATAATAATCATCGGGTTAATTAGATTAATAAGAATTATTACCCATTACAAATTATCTAAAACTAGCTCTTAAAATGCTAAAGTAATAACCTGATCTATAGAAAATAATTAACCATGAGTTGGACAAAAGTGCTTACTGTTGATGACCTGCCGATGGGATCTCGTCAAGTGGTAAAGACCGGAAACCATAACTTATTATTGTTGAATCATAAGGGACAAGTTTATGCGGTAAAAAATAGCTGTCCTCATCTTAAGATTTCCTTGAAAAAAGCTAAAATTAACGAGGATGGTGATTTAGTTTGTCCCATGCACCGTAGTGCTTTTGATCTTACAACAGGGGCGGTAAAAGAGTGGACTCCTTGGCCTCCTTTAGTGGGAAAAGCCATGGGCATGATCTCTCAAGAAAAAGCCTTATCTGTGTTTCCTGTTAAAACAGAAGAGGGAAGTATCTGGGTTGATTTAACCGATAGTTAAGCCTTATTTTCTTTCCATAGACAGAGGCGTTTTTAATAACGTCTCGATACCATCAACTTGATGGTTAAATTGATGAAAGGTCATGGGAAGTTTAATTGAGTTTGAGTTATTTGCTCCTTATAATAAGGGTGCAACCGTAAAAGGGTCTTTTTCTGATTGGTCAGAGATTGAAATGGAAAAAGACGAAAAGGGTTATTTTCGCACAAAAGTAGAATTAGAAGATGGGGTTTATGAATATAAATTCCGTGTGCAAAGTCAATCTCCTTTTTTAGATCCCGATGAATGGGTAGAAATTAACGATCCTTATGCAAAAGAGGTAAGCAAAGAATGTACTAATAGTCTCGTTCGTGTTAAGGATGGGGAAAAAGTCATTGATACTTATAGTTGGAAAAATGACGCTCATTCCTTATCGAGTAACAATAGTTTAGTCATTTATGAATTATTTATAGATAAATTTTCGGATAATTTTCAAGGGGTTATAAATAAATTAGACTATTTAAGTGAATTAGGCATCAATGCTATAGAATTAATGCCCGTACAAGCCTTTCCTGATGGAAAAAAATGGGGTTATACACCTTGTTATTATTTCGCTACTGAACCGACTTATGGTTCTTCAGAAGACTTAAAACGTTTGATTGATGAATGTCACGGTAGAGGAATTCGTGTTTTACTTGATTGTGTCTTTAATCACTCTGATCCCGACGCATCCTTAACTCAAATTGATTATAATTATTGGTATCGAAAAGAACCCAAAGATCCAGAAAATAACTGGGGGCCAGAATTTGATTATCAACATTATGACGATCATTTAGATATTAAACCAGCTTGGCAATTTATCGGCGATGTGGTTAAGTTTTGGGTTGAAGAATATCATATTGATGGGTTTCGTTACGATGCAGCTAATCAAATTGATCACTACGAATTTTTAGACTGGCTGAGTGAACAAGCCCGAAACGCTTCTGGCAATAAACCCTTTTTTAACACCGCAGAATATATTCCAGAAGATCCTAATTTAGCTGGTTATAATCAACCGATGGATAGTTGTTGGCATGAAAGTTTTTATCAGCAAGCTATTGCTCATATTTGTGGAGATCATTGTAATTTAGACCAGCTAAAAGAAGTGATCAATTGTCAAAAACAAGGTTATCAAGGGGCTATTAGTGCCATTAATTATATTTCTTGTCACGATCATCAATCGGTATTCAGTGAATTAGGCGATCGCAATATTTTTGAAGAAGAAGCCTTTCAAAGAGCCAAGTTAGGGGCTATATTATTGATAACATCCATCGGTGTTCCTTTAATTTGGATGGGCAATGAATTCGGCGAATATGATGCAGATGCAGAATCAAGTATTAATTGGGACTTGTTAGAAAATGATAGCAACCAAACCCTTTTGAAGACTTACAAAAAATTGATTGCCTTAAAAACTAAAAATAATGCCTTACATACCGATAATATCGACTTTATCCACGAAGATATTGACAACAAAATTCTAGTTTATCACCGTTGGAATAACGAAGATTCTCGTGTGGTTGTTGTCCTTAATTTTTCAGGGAATTCTTTTTCAGATTATAAGATTCCTAATTTTCCTAATTCTAACCATTGGCAAGATTATCTAAACGACGAAACTTATGAAGCATCAGACAATCAACTAATTTTGAATATAGGAGCGTACGAAGGTAAAATATTAGTTAGTTGAGGCTCGAATTTTGAACAAGGTGGCATTATAGCCATCTTTGATGATTAGTTTTGATTTTCTAGTTCACTTAATCTCGCTTCAAGATTTCTGAATCTTGGTTCAATATCGAGATGTTCAGATTCATTGGTGATACTATAACCGATTAACTGTTCAATTCGTCTTTCGTTACGGTTAGACCTTTCGATAAATCGGTTCATCTCCTCAATCATTACTTGTAACGTCTCTCTTTCTCTTTCTTGTGCCTCCCGTAATTCAAACTGACTTTCTTGCAGTTGTCTTTGAACTGCTAACATCCCCTCAATGGTTTTCTGGATTTCTTC from Crocosphaera subtropica ATCC 51142 includes these protein-coding regions:
- a CDS encoding NAD(+) kinase; amino-acid sequence: MELKQVIIAYKAGDTQSKQWAQQCARELEALDCKVLMGPSGYKDNPYPVFLSSASEKIDLAIVLGGDGTILAAARQLAPESIPILAVNVGGHLGFLTEPFELFKDTQQVWDRLRSDRYAMLQRMMLEARVCEGDRCSPQSSSDRFYCLNEMCIKPASIDRMPTAILELEVDGEVVDQYQGDGLLVATPTGSTCYTASANGPIIHPGMDAIAVTPICPLSLSSRPIVIPPGSVVDIWPLGDYELNTKLWTDSSLATSIWPGQWISVKMAHCMARFIVLRENYSFYQTLREKLQWAGTRIHFDNNHRVN
- a CDS encoding Rieske (2Fe-2S) protein gives rise to the protein MSWTKVLTVDDLPMGSRQVVKTGNHNLLLLNHKGQVYAVKNSCPHLKISLKKAKINEDGDLVCPMHRSAFDLTTGAVKEWTPWPPLVGKAMGMISQEKALSVFPVKTEEGSIWVDLTDS
- a CDS encoding alpha-amylase family glycosyl hydrolase — translated: MGSLIEFELFAPYNKGATVKGSFSDWSEIEMEKDEKGYFRTKVELEDGVYEYKFRVQSQSPFLDPDEWVEINDPYAKEVSKECTNSLVRVKDGEKVIDTYSWKNDAHSLSSNNSLVIYELFIDKFSDNFQGVINKLDYLSELGINAIELMPVQAFPDGKKWGYTPCYYFATEPTYGSSEDLKRLIDECHGRGIRVLLDCVFNHSDPDASLTQIDYNYWYRKEPKDPENNWGPEFDYQHYDDHLDIKPAWQFIGDVVKFWVEEYHIDGFRYDAANQIDHYEFLDWLSEQARNASGNKPFFNTAEYIPEDPNLAGYNQPMDSCWHESFYQQAIAHICGDHCNLDQLKEVINCQKQGYQGAISAINYISCHDHQSVFSELGDRNIFEEEAFQRAKLGAILLITSIGVPLIWMGNEFGEYDADAESSINWDLLENDSNQTLLKTYKKLIALKTKNNALHTDNIDFIHEDIDNKILVYHRWNNEDSRVVVVLNFSGNSFSDYKIPNFPNSNHWQDYLNDETYEASDNQLILNIGAYEGKILVS